The genome window GAAAATGGTAAAAAAATGCTTTACCACAACTACGATAATCAAAAGCAGGATAACACGTTGATTCAAATTTTTAGATAATTCTTTCTAAATTCTTTAATCAGAGAGCTAATATCTTCAGACAGTTTAAAATGCTGAACTGTAAAAGCTACTAATACACAAACGATAAGACTTCTGATAACAATATTCAATAAAGCCATAGAAGTCAGAGGTATGTAATTTAGACCAAAGTAGATAGCCACCATCATCAAAAAAGTAATTGCAGTTTTCGAGCTAAACGGTTGAAAATTCATTTTTTTATAAACGTATATCATCCTTACAGCATTGAATAACAATAAGGAAATAAAGGTGGCAAGAGCCGCACCATTTATACCATACATTGGAATAAAAATAAGGTTAGTAATGAAGGTAATTAAGAATAGAAATAAATTGAAGTACACGATAGATTTATAATACGAAGAGTGAATCAAAATCAAACCGTGCAAACCTGCAACAAGATTGACTAATTGAGCAGCTCCAATAAAAAATACCACAATCTTGCCATGTGAAAATTTCTCTGGTAGTATGCTTAAAATATCATCAATATTTAAAAGTACACAGAGGAAAAGAACAGCCCCTATAATTAGTAAATTGATAGAGCTTTTGGAATATATCGATTGTATATTATTCAAATTATTTTTCTCAAAGGATTTGGCAATTAAAGGTGAAGAAATAGAAGAAACGGAACGAGAAGGCACTAAAATAACACTACCAATGAAAAATGCCAAGCCGTAATATGCGACTTGTTTTAAATCAAGATAATGCTCTATCATCAACATATCAAAACGAGATACTAAAATGGCTGCACCACCTCCCGTAATGACATAAAAACCGTATTTCAACTGTTCTTTAAAATCCGACTTGCTAAATTGCAAACTGAGTGAAAGTCGTCTATTTTTAAATTGTAAGAATAATAATATAACTAGTTTAATCAGATAAATAAAAATAAAGCTAAGCAAAAACTGATTAAAAATAATCCATTCGTAATGATACAATACGAGTAAAACTAATACACAAACCCTTACAAAAACTTCATTTAAAAAAATTGGTGTGGAAGAATCTAAATGAGAACGTGATACACTAGAAAATAAGTCAAAAAAGCTCAGTGCAAATACCAATACCCCAACTAAATAAAAATGGTCTTGTAGTAAAGGTGTGGCATCGATAAAAGACAACAAAGAATCTTTAAAAAAAAGGAATATTGAGGCAAAGAGTAAAAAACCAATAACACATAGTAACAACACAAAACTCAATAATTCACTTTTAGCTTGGGCTTTCGGAAAAAAACGAAGGAAAATGCTAGGCCCACCTAAATGAGAGAAAGATGAAAAAATTATAGAATAGGACACTAAAATTTGTAATAAACCCCAATATTCTGGATTACTTTCAAAAACAAAAGGATAAATTAAAATGGTGTTTACGGCACCAATAAAAATTCCTATATAAAGGCTAATGGAGTTATGAATACTTTGCTTCCTAATGATTCCCATACATTACAAATGTAAAAGATTTAATTCAGTTGTTAGAATCCAAAAATAACTTTTAATAAACACTATATTTGTAAGACTTAACCTATTAACGATGAATATTCTAATTTTAGCACCTCACCCTGATGACGGTGAATTTGGTTGCGGAGCAAGTATCAAGAAATGGTCTGATGAAGGAGCAAAAATTCATTACTTAGCTTTTTCTCCTTGTCATAAGTCTATCCCTACAGGTTTTGAAAAAGACATTCTTTTTAGTGAATTAAAAAAAGCATGTGCTCATCTAGGAATAGCTGAAGATAATATACATACTTTTAATTTTCCAGTGAGAGAGTTTCCTAAATACAGACAAGATATATTGGAAGAATTAATCGATTTCCGTAAAAGAATTGGACAAGTAGATATGGTTGTACTTCCTAGTTCAAATGATGTTCATCAAGATCATCAAGTCGTAAACCAAGAAGGAATACGTGCCTTTAAGCACTCTCGTATTTTAGGTTATGAATTGGTATGGAATAATTTATCCTTTACCTCTAACTACCATACTAGACTTTCTGAAAAGCAATTAGATGCCAAATGGCAAGCTATTTCAGAATATAAATCTCAAGGATTTAGAAATTACAAATCGAAATCGTTTATAGAAGGCTTAGCACGTGTGAGAGGCACTCAAGTAGGCTGTGAATTTGCCGAAGCCTTTGAACTTATCCGTTGGATAGACTAATTTCTTGTAACAAGACCTTTTGCTCTTGAGTTAAAGTACCACATACCATATCTTGTATCGCCCAATCCATATTGTATGGTATTATATCATATAAACCTTTGTCAGGACTAAAAATCAGAAATGAAGTTCGGTTACTATCAATGGTAATGATGAAATCATCTATAAGTATAGAATTCTGAAGCCATTCCATATCACCTAATTCAGATGGTTTACCTTCCAACTTATTGGTGTAATACCTGTATTCAACACTATCTTTAATAAGCACAATTTCACCAGAGTTTGTACTTGTTGCTAGAGAAATAGCATCAGATTGTTTGCCTCCATGAGGATGTTGCATGGATTCAATAACAGTCAGCACACTATTATCTTTTTTATTGATTTGCATCATCTTACCGGCATGGAAGAAAGTCGCTAAAATGAGGTTTTCCTTATTCATGTGATAAGCTACTGAATTGATGAATGCTGAACGCAGAGCCGTAGGTAAACTTTGAGTCTTTGGGTTGTCTATTAATAAAAACGTCTTACCCTCTTTTTGCCACTTTTTAGCTTGGTCTTTATCTCTAGTCAATAGTACATCTGAATGTGTAATGGGATCTTTTCCCCTATCGAATCCATTTTCCCAAGCAAACCATTCCCAAATTAGATTAGAATCTTTTAAGTCGTATTCAAAAATACAATCAAAACCCGATGATGAAACCATTAATCTATTGTCATCGAAAGGACAAAAGGAAACCGTGTGTATATAACTGAAATAATCGTTTTCTAAAGTTTGAACTTCATCTGTTAAAACAAAAACTTTTTCTTCAGAAGAAACAGCTAACTTATTATTCAAAAAATCAATACCTCTAGGCTCTTTCAGTTGACTTAAAACTTCATCGTTAAAAAGTTTACCCTTATTAAGACTTAATGAGACTACACCGCCTAAAGCTGGTGTTCTACGCTGAGTACTTCCAGAGCGTTTATTTTTTTTGGATTCTAAATACCTTTTTCTGATGGCTTGTAAGTCAAAACTCTTTACCGTAAGTAGCAAATCTATTTGACCGTAAAAAGAACTGTCTTTTTGGAACTTACTGATGTCTATCCGTTTCATTTAGAAAGCTCATTAAGTTTATTTGCTAATTTTTCTGTCAAGCCTCTCCTTGTAAAACGTTCTAAATCATTGAGGCTATATTGCGGAATACTCTTATTTTTCCAACTGGTGTAAGCACTTTCAATTTGTAGTAAAATGTTGTCTTTATCGTTGTAATCCAACATTTCGTCTCTTTTAGCATCTTTGAGCAAAGACGAAGCATTCCCATTTGTTGGACCAATAGCTAGTATAGGGTTTGCAGTTGCTAGGTATTCGAACAATTTACCTGTTATTATTAAGTGATTTCTTTCAGATACTGGAATAACAAATAATAATAAACTAGCATCTAACATGCGCTGTACAGCAGTATGATGAGCAGCAAAACCCTCAATTGAGAGTTGTTCTTTTAAACCATTTTCTTGTAAAGAATTTACAACACAAGAATCTATATTACCAGTCAAAGAAATGTTTAAATCGGATTTGAATTGAACGTTTTTGTCACACAATTCTTTTAAACATTCCCAAACTAAGACTGCGTTTTGATTAGGTTTAAAATTTCCTACATAGGCAATCGTAAACTTATCATTATTAACCTTTTTCAACCCCTTAAAATCAGCATCATCAAAGCCATTATAAATCAAACTAATATCATTAGCTCTATCAGAAAATTCATCATGCATACCCTGACTGACTACAGATATAGAATCGGCATTTTTTAGGACTAAATCTTCTAATTGTTTGTCTTTCTTTTTAGTACTTTCTGTTCTAGGAAAATAGGCATTATAAAAAACCGTTGTCCAAGGGTCTCTTAAATCAGCAATCCATGGTCTATTATATGTTTTTTTAAGTACATCAGCAATAAGATGTGAGCTATGTGGTGGCCCAGTACTAATTATAGCATCAATGTCATGTTCTTTAAAAATAGTTCGAGCTTTTTTAATAGCAAATCTATTCCATCCTACTCTAGCATCAGGAATGAAAAAGTTTGCTCTTATATACAATGCTAGACGTTGGAAAAAAGAACGACTTTGTAAACCTATAGCACCAACACTAGCATTTTTTGAAGTTTTTCCTTTCAATAAATTGTACCATCTAAAGGGTTCAAAAGATTGACTTCTGTAAACATGCAGACCCTTTGGTATATCTTGCTCTAAAGATTGATCAATCGATGGATAACTACCGTTATCAACAGTCAGAATTACTGGCTCCCAACCAAACTCTCTCAGGTACTTACTAAACTTTAAAAAGCGTTGAACACCAGGTCCTGAACCCGGTGGCCAATAGTAAGTAATGATGAGAACCTTTTTCATTAATCTTTTACCTCTTTGAATACTGCACCGAACAAGGCTATAATTACAATGAGTGAACTAAATAAAGTAATATTTTCGGTTGCATAATAGGTTTGTGGTTCAAACTTAAATTCAATGGTATGCTGACCTGAAGGTATAGGTAATGCCCTCAACAGATAATTGGCTCGTATATGTGGCACTAGCTCTCCATCGATATAAGCGTTCCAACCTTTGTCGTAATATATTTCAGAAAATACTGCAAACTGATTTGTAGTAGCCGAAGATGTGTAGCTTAAATGATTGGCTTTATAATTCGTTAATTGAATAGTTGCTGTACTATCATAGTCTATGGTAGATGGCACTTCATAACGTTGGTCTACTACAACTTGATTAGCAGTGTTTATTTGACCTAACTTTTGAATTTCTACATCGGAATTCTCTACCATTATTATATCTGAAACAAACCAAGCATTTCCTAAAGCATTAGGATTACGCTGAGCAATAGGCTGATTATTTTGTCCTCTAACAATGAAGTATTTTGAATTAAGCATATTCAAGACATTCATATTACCTTTAGAAATATGGAAATCGATTAGCTCTTGATAACGCTTAAGCTTTGCTCCGTGATAACCACCTATAGACTTATGGAAATACGAGGTAGAAGCGTCATTGAAAGGGCTAACAGTAGTATTATAAACTCTATAGTTTGGGTCGGGGTCTTGCAAAATTTGGCTATCTGCTAAAGATGGTGTAAAAGGTTGTAATATTTTTCTTTTTGCCTTGAAATTTTCATCATTTATATAACGCTTATTGACCGCCCACATATCGCCAAGAATAAGCACACCTATAAGAAGAATAAGAGGCGTTTTCTTTATCGTTTTGTTTAAATACAACCAAATACCAGCTGCTGATAATAGTATAAAGGCTAAAGAACGAAACGCATCGGCAGAAAACAAAGAAGCTCTATCTACTCGTAATGCTTCAGTCAATGCCTCTCCGTATTGAGCATCGTTTAAACCCTCAAAGTCAAAAAAGGTATTTGGCATTAAGGCAAATAGTAAACATAAACCTCCAACAATTCCTAAAGCGTATTTGAAAGATTTCATAATTTCATTAGTCTTTCCTTCTTTAATAATTTTATTGAGCGCAAGGATACCTAAAAATGGAATAAGCAATTCTACGATTACTAATGTGGTAGAAACCGCTCTGAACTTGTTATATCCAGGAATATACTCTAAAAAGAAATCAGTTAGTGGCATAAGATTTTTACCCCAACTAAGAGCTAACATCAACAAAAAGGTGGTTAAAATCCACCAACGCAGATAACCTTTTATCAAAAATAATCCCAGTACAAACAAAAAGCAAACTATAGCTCCAGCATAAACAGGTCCAGAAGTAAAAGGTTGAGACCCCCAGTACAATGGTAATTGTTTTATGATTTTTTTAGCTTGACTTGCTTGTTGTGAGTTTTTAAATAGTCGATATGTTTCAGAATCGGTGGTTAAAGCTCCGCCAGAAGCACCTCCATGAAAATTAGGTATTAATAGAGTAAATGACTCTGCTTTACCATAACTCCAAGCAGTGGCATAATCCTTGTCTAAACCTGATGTTTTATTAGATTGGTTGTCGGTAAGTTCAGACTTTCCCCTAATACTTTCTTGACCGTATTCCAGAGTGGTAGCAATCCTGCTTAAGCTAGTCAAAGAACCTATCGTACCTGCTAATAATAACATACCTAGGTGTTTTAAGAAAAGTGGTAAAGCTTTTTCTTTGTAGGCTTCTATAAACTTAACTAAACCTATTATAAACAATAACATCACTAGATAATAGGTAATTTGAAGATGATTGGCATTTAAAATAAGTGAGGTAAACAGAGCCGTTAAAGCGGAGCCCAAAAGCACTTTTTTACCCCTAAGTACCATAAGGAAAGATGCCAGTATTGGTGCTACATACCCAATAGCGTGAGCTTTAGTATTATGTCCTGCTTCTATAATTATAAAGAAATACGAGGAAAAGGCATAGGCTACTGCACCAACAATTGCCAAGCGATAGTCTATTCCTAAAGAAACTAATAAAAAATAAAATCCTATAAGGTATAGAAAAACAGCACCTACTGGTCCAGGCAAATACAATTTAAACCATTGAGAACAATACGATATAAGATTCTTTTTGTAACGCACCGATATTTGATAAGCTGGCATACCACTAAACATAGAATTGGTCCATAGTGGCTCTTCATCGTATTCGGCACGATGGTCTACTATCTCTTTGGACATACCAGTAAACTGTCTAATATCTTGTTGGTCTATTTTCTTGCCTTCCAAAACAGGAGAAAAATAAATTAGTGTTATCAACACAAATAGCACAACTGCTGATACATGAGGAATCAGCTTTTTCAATTCAAGTGTCTTCATAATTATATTTTTATGAGTTATCGTCTATTTCTTCAAAATCAACGTATTCACCAACTGAAGAATTAGACTGTTTTTTTTGCTTTGAAGCTTTGTCAATAGATACTTCTCCTTCTCTCCTTTTAGGTTCATTGGGTCTCATATTTCTACTCGCCTTCTTAACCATCGTTCTAAACAATAAAGGCAACAAGAGTCGACTAATAAAGCGAACAGAATAAAAAATTATTAATATGAGTAGAAGTGCTTTTAACATACTTTAACGACTCAAATATAAACTTCTTTCAGAATATACTTTTTTGAAAAACGGATCTTTCAAATCATCAATAAAATGTATGGCCTCACCAGTAGATTTCATCTCAGGACCTAATTCTTTATTGACATTTGGAAACTTATTAAATGAGAATACGGGTACTTTTATAGCATATCCACTTTTCTGAGGGTCAAAATTAAAGTCTGTCACTTTTTTATCACCCAACATTACTTTAGTAGCATAATTAACATAAGGCTCTTTGTATGCCTTAGCAATAAAAGGAACAGTACGTGATGCTCTAGGATTAGCTTCTATAACAAATACCTTTTCGTCTTTAATAGCAAATTGAATATTAATAAGACCTACTGTTTTCAATGCTATAGCAATTTTGTGTGTAATATCAATCATCTGTTGACGGACATTATCACTCAAATCAAATGTCGGTAACACAGCATTAGAATCACCAGAATGTATACCACAAGGTTCTATGTGTTCCATAATTCCTATGATATATTCATTTTCCCCATCACAAATAGCATCTGCTTCAGCCTCAATAGCATTATCTAAATAATGATCTAATAAAACTCTGTTGCCAGGAATATCTTTCAAAAGATTAACAACGTGATGTTCTAATTCAGATTCATTAATTACAATCTTCATGCCTTGACCTCCTAGTACATAGGAAGGACGAACAAGAATTGGAAAATTTAATTCTTTAGCTAGTTCTAAAGCTTCTTCGGCTGTTTCAATAACTCCAAATTCAGGGAATGGCACATCATTATCTCTTAAAAGTGTAGAGAAACGACCTCTATCTTCAGCTAAATCTAATGCCTCGTAACTAGTACCCATAATTTTGATACCATAACGCTCAAGTTTTTCTGCTAATTTTAATGCTGTTTGTCCGCCTAACTGAACAATTACACCTTCAGGTTTTTCATGCTTTATAATGTCGTAAATGTGTTCCCAGAAAACAGGTTCAAAATAAAGCTTGTCAGAAGTATCGAAGTCAGTTGAAACCGTTTCAGGGTTACAGTTAATCATGATGGTTTCGTACTCGCACTCCTTGGCTGCTAAAACACCATGAACACAACAATAATCAAACTCAATACCTTGACCGATTCGGTTAGGTCCAGAACCTAGCACAACTATTTTCTTTTTGTCGGAAGAAACACTTTCATTTTCCGAAAAAGATTCACCATTGGCTAATTGCTTTTTGGATTCGAATGTAGAATAATAGTATGGTGTTTTTGCTTCAAATTCAGCAGCGCAGGTATCTACAAGTTTATAAACCCTATTAATTCCCATTTCTGTTCTTAATTGATGCACTTCACTTTCAAGACATCTTAGTAAATGAGCTATCTGTCTATCCGCATAACCCTTCATTTTAGCCTCTAGTATAAGTTCTTCAGGAACATTACCAACGTGGTATTTTTCAATTTCAAATTCTAAAACGACTAATTGCTCCAATTGTCTAAGGAACCAATAATCCATTTTGGTAATATCGTATATGGTTTTTAAAGGTATTCCCAATCGCATAGCATCATAAATTCTAAATACCCTATCGCTACTAGCATGTTTCATAGCATGAAGAATATCGTCTTGATTGGTCCAATTTTTACCATCGGCACCTAAGCCATTTCTTCCAATTTCTAACGATTGACAAGCTTTTTGTAAGGCTTCTTGGAATGAACGCCCGATAGCCATCACTTCACCTACAGACTTCATCTGTAAGCCTAACTCTTTATCAGCACCTTCGAATTTTTCAAAATTCCAACGTGGTATTTTAACTATCACGTAATCTAAAGTAGGCTCAAAATAAGCCGATGTAGACTTTGTAATCTGATTATTCAATTCGTCAAGTGTATAACCAATAGCCAATTTGGAAGCTATCTTGGCAATAGGATATCCTGTTGCTTTTGATGCTAATGCTGATGAACGAGAAACTCTTGGATTAATTTCTATGGCAATTATATCTTCTTTTTCATCTGGAGAAACAGCAAATTGCACATTACAACCTCCTGCAAAGTCACCAATAGCTCTCATCATTTTGATAGCCATATCTCTCATTTTCTGATAAGTGGTGTCGGATAATGTCATAGCTGGTGCTACCGTAATAGAGTCACCAGTATGGATTCCCATAGGGTCCATATTTTCAATAGAACAAATAATGATAACATTATCGTTTTTATCTCTAAGCAATTCTAATTCATACTCTTTCCAACCAAATAAGGCTTTATCAATCATTACCTCATGAATTGGAGATGCTGCCATTCCTCGTTTTAGGAGTTTATCAAAATCTTTGGCTGCATGGACAAATGAAGCACCACTTCCACCTAGAGTAAAAGATGGTCTTATACATAAAGGGAAACCAAATTTTTGAGCTATTTCTTTCCCCTCTAAATACGAAGTAGCCGTTTGAGAGGGAGCGCAGGAAATGTCTATTGTTTCCATTAACTGTTTGAATTCTTCTCTGTCTTCAGTAATATTAATAGCGGCAATATCTACTCCAATAATTCTAACACCGTGTTTTTCCCAAATACCTTTCTCATCCACTTCTATACATAAATTTAGAGCTGTTTGTCCACCCATTGTAGGAAGAACAGCATCTATTTTACGTTCTTCTAAAATCTCTTCAATAGACTCAACGGTTAATGGTTTAAGGTAAACATGATCAGCAACTAAGGGGTCTGTCATAATAGTTGCCGGATTAGAATTTATCAGTGAAACTTCTATTCCTTCTTCGGCAAGTGATCTAGCAGCTTGAGAACCAGAGTAATCGAATTCACAGGCTTGACCAATAACAATTGGTCCACTACCGATAATTAAAATGGATTGTATGGAGGTGTCTTTGGGCATAATAATTTGTGTATGTGCGAATGTAAAAGATTTAAAAAAGGTGTGGACTAGTTTGGAATTGAAACTATTAACAAAAAATAAAGATTTTTTAACAGAACAGCTCAAAAAAAAGGTGTTGCAAAAGCAACACCTTTATAATATTGAGACCGACGATTAACGCTTATGTCTTGGTTCGTCGGAAACAGTTAATCTTTTTCTTCCCTTAGCCCTTCTACTAGCCAATACTCTACGGCCGTTAGCAGATTCCATTCTATCTCTAAAACCATGCTTATTTCTTCTTTTTCTATTTGAAGGTTGAAATGTTCTTTTCATTTTATATATAATTTATCCGAAATGGTTTGCAAATTTACACTTCTTTTTCTTATTACAAAGAAATTTAAAAAAGATTATTGAATACTAATTTTATGAGTACTTGTTCCTTTATTATCATTAATTTTTAAAATGTAAATACCATCACTAAACATATCCGTTTGAATTTGCAAATCTAAAACATCACTAGCTGTATAAACTTTGCCACCTTGAATGTCAAACAATTCTACTTCTGAAACAGAGGTAAGCTCTACATTAATAATCCCATCACTAGGATTAGGATAAACCTTATTCTTTTTGACTAGCATTTCGTCATTTGATAATGGATTTTCATAATTAACTTCAAAAACATACAAACCCGTTTGCATATCTGAAAGTAAGATATTCCCAGAAGGAAGAAATGGATAAACGCCCCACGCCCCCATATAGCTATCGTGATGATTAGGCTCAAATGTATCGTAATAACCCATGAGTATAGGTGTTGACGGATTGGAAATGTCATGTACATACAAACCATCATGATAATAGGCTGTATATAAATAGTTTCCGTTTATAATTTGATTATGTGGAATGGAATTGACATCTACACCAGAACCAAAAAGAGCAATTACTTCAATGTTAGAAAAATCTGAAATGTCTAGCATTTTCATCCTCATACCCCAAGTTTCATCAGCCATAGCATAATAGTTACCATCTGGTGTTATCCAACCAGAATGGTTATATCCTTGGTCAGCATAACTTGCTAAAGTACCTATGACTTCATGCGATTGATTTTCTAAAGAAGTTTGGCTAAAATCTACAATAGCAAAACCTTGAGTACCTGTATTGATGTAAGCAGTATCGTTTTCAACATACACATCATGACAACTTAATAATGAGGTATTATAAATAAATTTTGGGTCAAGAGGATTTTCCAAAGAATAGATATCCCCATTAGTAGTATATAATCGTGCTTTAGCAGTATCTATAAAAATATTGTGCGAACGCTCAAATAAATCAGACGAATCATAAACCACACTTACCGAATCCGGCAAAGTTGACATATCAATGATTTGCAAAGAGCTAGCTCCTTCATCAGAAACAGCGTACAAATAACCTTGATAATCGTGATAATCTCTGTGGATAATCTCTGGTCCCACTACACGCCCCATTACAAAGGCCGCCTCATAAGAAGATTGTGGGTTGGTAACATCAAAAAAATGTGTTCCATAAGTTGAGCCAATAATGGCATATTCTCTATCATCAACCACCACACCCCATATTTCATTATAGACATTATCGAATGCTGCTGACCCCACCAATGTATCTTCATTCCAGTTGAACAAAAGATTAACGTTTTCAGCAACTTGAGCTTTTAAAATATTGGCTAGAAGTAAACAAAGAAAAAATATGAAATTGAAAGTTTTCATTTTACACTAATGTTTTGATTAGTTCTTCTACTATTATGGTAAGTTTAGGCTCAGCCACTTCAGCTACTTTTTGTATTTCTTGGTGGCTAACCTTTTGAATTTTTCCAGGCACTCCTAAATCCGTTATCACAGAGATGGCAAAACAAGGAATACCCATATGACGAGCTACAATAACCTCTGGAGCTGTTGACATTCCTACTGTATCAGCTCCAATTATTCTAAGATATTTATATTCAGCAGGAGTTTCCAAACAAGGTCCAGTAACTGCCGCATAAACTCCTTCAAATACACGATATCCCTTATCAAGACCTATTTTCAATGCCTTTTCTATCATTGTTCTTTCATAAGCATCACTCATATCAGGAAATCGAGGACCTAAAGTGTCTAAATTAGCACCAACCAAAGGGCTAGGAATTAAATTGATATGGTCATTCAAAACCATCAAATCTCCCACTTCATAATCAGGATTTACTCCACCACTAGCGTTTGAGATAAATAAATGTTCTATTCCTAAGAATTTCATTACTCTAACAGGTAAAGTAACATCTTGCATATCATATCCTTCATAATAATGAAAGCGTCCCTGCATAGCTACAACAGGTACATCTGACAAAAGACCAAAAATGAGTTTACCACTATGACCCTCAACGGTAGAAACAGGAAAATTTGGAATGTCTTGGTAAGAAAGGCTAAGTTTTATATCAATTTTTTGAATCAATCCTCCTAATCCAGTGCCAAGAATAATACCCGCCTTAGGCGTGAATGGCATTTTCGGCTCTAGAAACATTGCTATCGACTCTATTTTGCTCAACATAATTTAAAATTAATTCGTTAAAGTTGGTTTTACCTTGAAACTTAAACTCTATGGGTATATATCCAATATGAATACCTTTAAAGTTGTTTTCATAAAGTGCTAATCGGGTAGCATCTTTTTCAGTGGTTAAAATTAACTTTTCTTGCGAATCAATCTTGTTATAACATTCAATTATTTTTTTTATGTCCTTTTTCTTAAAATTATAGTGGTCTTTAAACTCAAAATGCTCTATTATCTTTGCTCTAGAATCAACATACTCTTTTAACAAATCTGCTGAGGCAATAGCTGTCATCAAAATCACCTCTTTACCTTCTATTGAAAGTGTTTTTTTAGTGTATAAACTAACAGGCTCTTGGTATTCTAGATAAGAATAACACAACTTTTGATTAAAGAATGGTGATATTTGTTCTTTAAGTCTATATTCGTCTAGGGGCAATAAAGGGTATGGCGTTTTTGTAACTACAATAATATCTGCTCTCCTAAAATTTTTCTTAGACTCTCTCAGTTTTCCGTATGGTAACAAATTATCGTTGATAAATAAATTATCATAAGTAGTCAATAATATGTTCAAACCCGGTTTTACCCAACGGTGTTGATAAGCGTCATCTAACAAAATTAAATCACACTCGTTGTGGAT of Flavobacteriales bacterium contains these proteins:
- a CDS encoding polysaccharide biosynthesis C-terminal domain-containing protein → MGIIRKQSIHNSISLYIGIFIGAVNTILIYPFVFESNPEYWGLLQILVSYSIIFSSFSHLGGPSIFLRFFPKAQAKSELLSFVLLLCVIGFLLFASIFLFFKDSLLSFIDATPLLQDHFYLVGVLVFALSFFDLFSSVSRSHLDSSTPIFLNEVFVRVCVLVLLVLYHYEWIIFNQFLLSFIFIYLIKLVILLFLQFKNRRLSLSLQFSKSDFKEQLKYGFYVITGGGAAILVSRFDMLMIEHYLDLKQVAYYGLAFFIGSVILVPSRSVSSISSPLIAKSFEKNNLNNIQSIYSKSSINLLIIGAVLFLCVLLNIDDILSILPEKFSHGKIVVFFIGAAQLVNLVAGLHGLILIHSSYYKSIVYFNLFLFLITFITNLIFIPMYGINGAALATFISLLLFNAVRMIYVYKKMNFQPFSSKTAITFLMMVAIYFGLNYIPLTSMALLNIVIRSLIVCVLVAFTVQHFKLSEDISSLIKEFRKNYLKI
- a CDS encoding PIG-L family deacetylase; the protein is MNILILAPHPDDGEFGCGASIKKWSDEGAKIHYLAFSPCHKSIPTGFEKDILFSELKKACAHLGIAEDNIHTFNFPVREFPKYRQDILEELIDFRKRIGQVDMVVLPSSNDVHQDHQVVNQEGIRAFKHSRILGYELVWNNLSFTSNYHTRLSEKQLDAKWQAISEYKSQGFRNYKSKSFIEGLARVRGTQVGCEFAEAFELIRWID
- a CDS encoding glycosyltransferase, which translates into the protein MKKVLIITYYWPPGSGPGVQRFLKFSKYLREFGWEPVILTVDNGSYPSIDQSLEQDIPKGLHVYRSQSFEPFRWYNLLKGKTSKNASVGAIGLQSRSFFQRLALYIRANFFIPDARVGWNRFAIKKARTIFKEHDIDAIISTGPPHSSHLIADVLKKTYNRPWIADLRDPWTTVFYNAYFPRTESTKKKDKQLEDLVLKNADSISVVSQGMHDEFSDRANDISLIYNGFDDADFKGLKKVNNDKFTIAYVGNFKPNQNAVLVWECLKELCDKNVQFKSDLNISLTGNIDSCVVNSLQENGLKEQLSIEGFAAHHTAVQRMLDASLLLFVIPVSERNHLIITGKLFEYLATANPILAIGPTNGNASSLLKDAKRDEMLDYNDKDNILLQIESAYTSWKNKSIPQYSLNDLERFTRRGLTEKLANKLNELSK
- a CDS encoding YfhO family protein codes for the protein MKTLELKKLIPHVSAVVLFVLITLIYFSPVLEGKKIDQQDIRQFTGMSKEIVDHRAEYDEEPLWTNSMFSGMPAYQISVRYKKNLISYCSQWFKLYLPGPVGAVFLYLIGFYFLLVSLGIDYRLAIVGAVAYAFSSYFFIIIEAGHNTKAHAIGYVAPILASFLMVLRGKKVLLGSALTALFTSLILNANHLQITYYLVMLLFIIGLVKFIEAYKEKALPLFLKHLGMLLLAGTIGSLTSLSRIATTLEYGQESIRGKSELTDNQSNKTSGLDKDYATAWSYGKAESFTLLIPNFHGGASGGALTTDSETYRLFKNSQQASQAKKIIKQLPLYWGSQPFTSGPVYAGAIVCFLFVLGLFLIKGYLRWWILTTFLLMLALSWGKNLMPLTDFFLEYIPGYNKFRAVSTTLVIVELLIPFLGILALNKIIKEGKTNEIMKSFKYALGIVGGLCLLFALMPNTFFDFEGLNDAQYGEALTEALRVDRASLFSADAFRSLAFILLSAAGIWLYLNKTIKKTPLILLIGVLILGDMWAVNKRYINDENFKAKRKILQPFTPSLADSQILQDPDPNYRVYNTTVSPFNDASTSYFHKSIGGYHGAKLKRYQELIDFHISKGNMNVLNMLNSKYFIVRGQNNQPIAQRNPNALGNAWFVSDIIMVENSDVEIQKLGQINTANQVVVDQRYEVPSTIDYDSTATIQLTNYKANHLSYTSSATTNQFAVFSEIYYDKGWNAYIDGELVPHIRANYLLRALPIPSGQHTIEFKFEPQTYYATENITLFSSLIVIIALFGAVFKEVKD
- a CDS encoding DUF4834 domain-containing protein, which codes for MLKALLLILIIFYSVRFISRLLLPLLFRTMVKKASRNMRPNEPKRREGEVSIDKASKQKKQSNSSVGEYVDFEEIDDNS